The following is a genomic window from Acidobacteriota bacterium.
GTTGAAGGCCTCGAACTTCTTGTCAATCGGCTCCATCGGCATCACGGATTCACACGGACCATCCGTCTGCAGACCATTCCGGTCAACGATGAAGACCAGGTTGCCCAGTTTGTACTTCGCCGCCGAAGCCGATGTCTCCCATATGACGCCCTCATCGAGCTCGCCATCGCCTAGCAGCGCCCAGACGTCGTAATCCTTGCCCAACATCCTCCCCTCGAGCGCCATCCCGACAGCCTGGCACGCGCCCATGCCGAGGGAACCGGACGTCGCTTCGATCCCCGGGACGGTTCCCTTGACCGGGTGTCCCTGGAGCCTGCTGCCCAATCGCCGGAGCGTCTTCAGTTCCTCGACCGGAAAGTAGCCGCGCAATGCCAGCGCGGCGTACAGGACCGGACAGGAATGCCCCTTCGAAAGAACAAAGCGGTCGCGATCGGCCATGTCCGGATCGTTCGGATCGATTCGCATGGTCTCGAAATAGAGCGCCGTAACGATGTCCGCCGCGCCAAGGCCCGGGCTAACGTGTCCGGATTGCGCCTCATGAACCATGTCGATAATGTGGAACCGGACCGCTTGAGCAATCAGGTCCAGTTCAGTAGTCCTACTGGC
Proteins encoded in this region:
- a CDS encoding transketolase; protein product: MASRTTELDLIAQAVRFHIIDMVHEAQSGHVSPGLGAADIVTALYFETMRIDPNDPDMADRDRFVLSKGHSCPVLYAALALRGYFPVEELKTLRRLGSRLQGHPVKGTVPGIEATSGSLGMGACQAVGMALEGRMLGKDYDVWALLGDGELDEGVIWETSASAAKYKLGNLVFIVDRNGLQTDGPCESVMPMEPIDKKFEAFNWKVMKMDGHDMLDILTTLQAARDYRSGPVCVIAKTIKGKGVHFMENTTEWHAKAPNDEQYARAVAELRAGRT